The sequence below is a genomic window from Nitrospirota bacterium.
TTCGGGCTCGGCTCCGGCATAGGCTTCGCGCTCGCCCTGATCATCATGGCGAGCATCCGCGAGAAGCTCGAGCTTGCCGATGTGCCGAAGCCGTTCAGGGGCCTTCCCATGGCGTTTGTGGTGACCGGGCTGATCGCCCTGGCGTTCACCGGATTTTCGGGACTGATTACCCTGTAATAAGCTATAATAAAAGAGGAAGTTTGCCGTATCAATTAACGTACAAAGAAACAAAGGAGTAGAGATGTCTACCATTCCGATGCTACATAAAAGAAAAGCAGTTCCCGGTATGCTCCTTTTTATTTGTGCCGTCGCCGCACTCGCCCTCTTCTGTCCCTCGCTCGCTTCGGCAGGCGTCGGAGGCGGAGTCGAGGCCAAGGAGCGTGTCGATTTCATCCCCCTCGTGAAGTTCACCCTCATATTCCTTGCGGGCCTCGGGACGGTCTTCGGGGCCGGCCTCGCGTTCGCCTCGAAGAAGTTCGCTGTCAAGATCGACCCCCGGGTCGAGCAGGTGAAAGATTGCCTTGCCCACGCGCACTGCGGTGCCTGCGGCTATGCGGGCTGCGAACAGTACGCCGAGGCGGTCGTGAATAATCCGGAGGTATCCCCCGCGCTCTGCATTCCCGCGGGCGCAAAAGGAGCCGAGAAGGTCGCCCTGATCACCGGCAAGAAAGCGGAAGTGAAGGAGCCGGAGTTCGCCCGTGTGATGTGCCAGGGCGGCTCGAGCAGGTCGACGAAGCGCTTCAAATACGAGGGGGTAGAAGACTGCCGGGCTGCGGTGCTCGCGGGCGGCGGCGACAAGGCATGCATCTATGGATGCCTCGGGTACGGGACCTGCGCAAAGGTCTGCCCCTTCGGCGCCATTTCGATGAGCGGCGATAACCTCCCGGTGATCGACATGGCGAAGTGCACGGGCTGCAGAAAGTGCGAATCTGCCTGCCCCAAGCGGGTTATCGAGGTGCTCCCCGCTTCGAAGGCGGTCCTCGTTGCGTGCCATTCGAAGGACAAGGGCGTAGAGGTGCGGAAGAACTGCCAGGTCGGCTGCATCGCCTGTGGCAAGTGCGCGAAGGTCTGCCCCTTCGACGCGGCAAAGGTCGAGAGCAATCTCTCACGGATAGATCTGGGCAAGTGCAGGGTCTGCGGCCAGTGTGTCGCTGTCTGCCCGACCAAGGCGGTCGTCGACTTCATTCCCCAGCGGCCCAAGGCGGCGGTCACGGATAAATGCATCGGCTGCCAGATCTGCTCGAAAGTCTGCCCGGTCAACGCTGCGAGCGGAGAGCCGAAGAAGAAGCACGCCGTGGACCAGAGCAGGTGCGTCGGCTGCGGCATTTGCACGGCAAAGTGCCCGGTGCAGGCCATCGAGGGCACCTTCAATACCGCAGCGGTGCTCGCCGCAGCAGCAGCCAGGAAGCAGAAAGCAGCAGCAGCGTAGTCCTTTCCCAAAAGCAGAGAGTAAACTTTTTCGAGAGTTCGCCGATTAAAAGAGGAGGCGAACTCTTGACTTTTCAGGGGCGCTTAAGGTACAAATACACGGTCTCCTTATGAAACGGTACAGCGGCTCCATAGGAATTACTTTTCTCGTGATGCTCTTCCTCTTCATGAGCGCCTTCTCCACTGCTGATGCGGTGAGAGGGCTGCTCTGGGCTGCCGAACCGGAGCCCCTCATGACAGGAGAGGAGCCCGAAAGGGAGCAGGCCATCTCTGTCGCGGCTTCCGTTGTCGTAGAGCACTCGGCGGAAGAGGTCATCTCCGTGCCCCCTCCCGAAGCGGCGGCCGGGCAGGCGACTCACAGCGCGCCGAATGACGGCGGACAGAACGAAGCCCCCTCCAGTGCTAAACCCAAGAATTCCGCCGATAAGAAGTCATCGACT
It includes:
- a CDS encoding 4Fe-4S binding protein, giving the protein MLLFICAVAALALFCPSLASAGVGGGVEAKERVDFIPLVKFTLIFLAGLGTVFGAGLAFASKKFAVKIDPRVEQVKDCLAHAHCGACGYAGCEQYAEAVVNNPEVSPALCIPAGAKGAEKVALITGKKAEVKEPEFARVMCQGGSSRSTKRFKYEGVEDCRAAVLAGGGDKACIYGCLGYGTCAKVCPFGAISMSGDNLPVIDMAKCTGCRKCESACPKRVIEVLPASKAVLVACHSKDKGVEVRKNCQVGCIACGKCAKVCPFDAAKVESNLSRIDLGKCRVCGQCVAVCPTKAVVDFIPQRPKAAVTDKCIGCQICSKVCPVNAASGEPKKKHAVDQSRCVGCGICTAKCPVQAIEGTFNTAAVLAAAAARKQKAAAA